GTCACGTCGTCTCCTTCACGGGTGGAGTTGAGGGTGTCACGTCTGAGGAACCGCAGCGCTGACCGGTCCGTCGCTGCCGAGTCTAGCGACGTCCCCCCTCCCCCGCAGGGGCCCTACTCCCCGCCGGCGAGGTTGCCGTTAGTGTCGGCGACTCCGAGTTCCTCGGCGCGCTTGTCCGCGAGCGAGAGCAGACGGCGGATGCGTCCGGCGACGGCGTCTTTGGTCATGGGCGGCTCTGCCAGGCGCCCGAGCTCCTCCAGGGACGCGTGGCGGTGCTCCGCGCGCAGGTATCCGGCCTCGGCGAGGTGCTCCGGGACGTCGTCGCCGAGGATCTCCATCGCCCGTTCGACGCGCACGGCCGCCGCCGCGGCGGCCTGGGCGGAGCGGCGCGTGTTCGCGTCGTCGAAGGTGGCCAGGCGCCTGCCAGTGCTGGCCTGCACCTGCTTGCTGCGGCGCTTCTCATCCCACTGGAGGCGGGCGCGCGGCGCCCCCATCCGGCTGAGCAGGACGCCGATGGCTTCGCTGTCGCGCACGTAAACCCGCTCCACGCCGCGGGTCTCCTTAAGTTTCGCCGCCACGGACAGGCGCCGGGCGAGCCCGACAAGCGCCATCGCAGCTTCCTGGCACGGGCTGGTGACCTCGAGCGCCGCGCTGCGCCCCGGCTCGGTGAGCGTGCCGCGCGCTAAAAACGCACCCCGCCAGGCGGCTTCGACCTCGAGAATCGATCCGGAAATAATCTGCCGGGGCATGCCCACCACCGGGTGCCCCGAGGCGGTGACCAGGCGCAGCCGACGCACAGCCTCCGCGGCTCCCTCCTCCACGCGCACCTGGTAGGCCTTCTCACGCCCGGCGGAGCCGTGCCGGACGGCGCCCACGCGCAGCCCCTCGACCCCGAGCGCACCAAGCGACTCGGCGAGGCGCTGCGCCACGGCGAGCTCGGCGAAATCCGCCACCAGGACGGGGCCGAGCGGGGTCGTCTCGTACTCCCCCGCGAAGCGCACGAGCGCGGCCGCCTCCGCTGCCACGGCGTCGAGGGAGGATCCGGTGGCGTGCAGCAGTTCGTCTTTCACGTTCGC
This is a stretch of genomic DNA from Corynebacterium auris. It encodes these proteins:
- the whiA gene encoding DNA-binding protein WhiA; amino-acid sequence: MSLTANVKDELLHATGSSLDAVAAEAAALVRFAGEYETTPLGPVLVADFAELAVAQRLAESLGALGVEGLRVGAVRHGSAGREKAYQVRVEEGAAEAVRRLRLVTASGHPVVGMPRQIISGSILEVEAAWRGAFLARGTLTEPGRSAALEVTSPCQEAAMALVGLARRLSVAAKLKETRGVERVYVRDSEAIGVLLSRMGAPRARLQWDEKRRSKQVQASTGRRLATFDDANTRRSAQAAAAAAVRVERAMEILGDDVPEHLAEAGYLRAEHRHASLEELGRLAEPPMTKDAVAGRIRRLLSLADKRAEELGVADTNGNLAGGE